Proteins from a genomic interval of Trifolium pratense cultivar HEN17-A07 linkage group LG6, ARS_RC_1.1, whole genome shotgun sequence:
- the LOC123892328 gene encoding WD repeat-containing protein 44-like, with translation MAPIERRKTLTMNWDGLDDDDDMHFFETYNRLSTAVPDDLASSSDEDEDYEDSRISFSSAVSAFHPAKHRKPELPPATTITPNYDIWMAAPGSITERRRRLLGSMGLVDNKENLKATSEAIGRAITKKFDNNYNNNHNINQQKTPTPVSSISTVPTRKLSSSSSTVAAATSSGGSIQKITEQSPVQYVLVRSRSEGDIDFFSMAKLRKEEMIGKISKQRLTRTSTEIGVPCTRARHVDGNRIIARDPNETSMRQLPPMSPMVTPGTGGVGAFFLIKNLDTGKEFIVKEYGENGTWNRLSDLETGKQLTMEEFEKTVGHSPFIKDIMRRGNYGRHDGYGKKLASNSAILRSLKLSKKKSASLLKNIKGVASGIVGERERSEMAAPQVVEQPQHKKPEGKNKWVKVKQNGKSQKDLSALHLCQEFQAHEGCIWTIRFSLDGRFLASAGEDKVIHVWEVQECEVMSMEEGHLTPIHPSLMSSMERGVEPPNLGKKKGKFGSKRGGSAAIPEYVHVPENVFTFSEKPYCSFHGHLDEVLDLSWSRSQQLLSSSMDKTVRLWDLDTKTCLKFFAHNDYVTCIQFNPMDDDYFISGSLDAKVRMWNIPARLVVDWTDIHDLVTAVSYTPDAQGVLVGTQKGNCRTYGIEDYKLSQINTIELRNKKKSMMKKVTGFQFSPNNPSEVLITSCDSRIRIVDGIEIIHKFKGFRNPNSQMAASFSPNGKFIISPSEDSNVYVWKNEEHKQSSTGKSRALLITQAHEHFPCKDVSVAIPWPCMIRGDPPQVSINNAKKQSKRSLPPLPKKGNNATENASNSPEHDPSSLSRSESGIGDSFSNSKRMLPPVPKKTNNQEKESEIEEDGAAISRTNSGIGDSFSSDPASIRYGDSPSISAAGNPAGDSWSSNYSSYDGTHGSSAMHPSAWGLVIVTAGFGGEIRCYQNFGLPRRMSRQVFGGPA, from the exons ATGGCCCCCATAGAACGCCGGAAAACGCTGACCATGAATTGGGACGGCCTCGACGATGACGACGACATGCATTTCTTTGAGACCTATAACCGTCTCTCAACTGCTGTCCCTGATGATTTAGCTTCTTCTtcagatgaagatgaagattatgAAGATAGCAGAATATCCTTCTCCTCTGCTGTCTCTGCCTTTCATCCAGCAAAACATCGAAAGCCGGAACTTCCACCGGCAACCACCATTACTCCTAATTATGATATCTGGATGGCTGCACCAGGATCTATTACAGAAAGAAGACGGAGATTGCTTGGAAGCATGGGATTGGTTGATAATAAAGAGAATCTTAAAGCCACCAGCGAAGCCATTGGTCGCGCCATCACGAAAAAGTTCGATAACAACTACAATAACAACCACAATATCAATCAACAAAAAACTCCAACTCCTGTTTCTTCAATTTCAACCGTTCCCACTAGAAAACTATCTTCGTCATCATCTACAGTTGCAGCAGCAACTTCCTCTGGTGGATCCATTCAAAAAATTACAGAGCAGTCTCCTGTTCAATATGTCCTCGTTCGATCGCGATCAGAAGGTGATATTGATTTTTTCTCAATGGCAAAATTAAGAAAGGAAGAAATGATTGGAAAAATTTCAAAGCAGAGGTTAACAAGAACCTCTACTGAAATAGGTGTGCCGTGCACGCGTGCACGGCATGTAGATGGAAATAGGATTATTGCGAGGGATCCTAATGAAACCTCCATGAGACAGTTACCACCGATGTCACCGATGGTAACACCTGGTACAGGAGGAGTTGGAGCGttctttttgataaaaaatttagataCTGGAAAAGAGTTTATTGTAAAGGAATACGGCGAAAATGGAACATGGAATCGGTTAAGCGATTTAGAGACAGGTAAGCAGTTAACAATGGAGGAATTCGAAAAAACTGTGGGACATTCTCCGTTTATAAAGGATATAATGAGGCGCGGTAATTATGGAAGACATGATGGTTATGGTAAAAAGTTAGCTTCAAATTCTGCTATATTAAGGAGTTTAaagttaagtaaaaaaaaaagtgcttcATTGTTGAAGAATATTAAAGGTGTAGCAAGTGGAATTGTTGGTGAACGTGAAAGATCAGAAATGGCTGCGCCACAAGTGGTTGAACAACCTCAACATAAAAAACCTGAAGGGAAGAACAAATGGGTTAAAGTTAAACAAAATGGAAAATCACAAAAGGATCTTTCAGCTTTGCATTTGTGTCAAGAGTTTCAAGCACATGAAGGGTGTATTTGGACTATTAGGTTTAGTTTGGATGGAAGGTTTTTGGCTAGTGCGGGTGAAGATAAAGTGATTCATGTTTGGGAAGTTCAAGAATGTGAGGTTATGAGTATGGAGGAAGGGCATCTTACTCCTATTCATCCTTCTTTGATGTCTTCTATGGAAAGAGGCGTTGAGCCTCCGAATTTGGGGAAGAAGAAGGGAAAATTTGGAAGTAAAAGAGGAGGGAGTGCTGCTATTCCTGAATATGTTCATGTTCCTGAAaatgtttttactttttctgAGAAACCTTATTGTTCTTTTCATGGTCATTTGGATGAAGTTTTGGACTTGTCTTGGTCTAGATCTCAG CAACTTCTTTCATCTTCAATGGACAAGACAGTGAGATTGTGGGACTTGGATACTAAGACATGCTTGAAATTCTTTGCACATAATGATTATG TAACCTGTATTCAATTCAACCCTATGGATGATGATTATTTCATTAGTGGCTCCCTTGATGCTAAGGTCAGAATGTGGAACATCCCTGCTCGTCTTGTCGTCGATTGGACTGACATTCATGATTTGGTTACAGCTGTTTCTTACACCCCTGATGCTCAA GGTGTTCTAGTTGGTACACAAAAGGGGAATTGTCGTACTTATGGAATAGAAG ATTACAAATTATCTCAAATAAACACTATTGAACTTCGAAACAAAAAGAAATCTATGATGAAAAAAGTTACCGGTTTTCAg TTTTCCCCAAATAATCCATCAGAAGTGCTTATTACTTCATGCGATTCCAGGATAAGAATTGTGGATGGTATAGAAATTATTCATAAATTTAAAG GATTTCGAAATCCGAACAGCCAAATGGCGGCTTCATTTAGTCCAAATGGAAAATTCATCATAAGTCCAAGTGAAGATTCAAATGTTTATGTATGGAAAAATGAAGAGCATAAACAATCAAGCACAGGAAAATCTAGAGCTTTGTTAATCACTCAAGCTCATGAGCATTTTCCATGTAAAGATGTTTCAGTAGCAATACCTTGGCCATGTATGATAAGAGGTGATCCACCACAAGTCTCAATTAATAATGccaaaaaacaatcaaaaagaTCGCTTCCACCTCTTCCAAAGAAAGGTAACAATGCAACTGAAAATGCATCAAATTCGCCAGAGCACGACCCTTCATCGCTGTCGCGAAGCGAATCAGGAATAGGTGATTCGTTCTCGAATAGTAAGAGAATGTTGCCACCTGTTCCAAAGAAAACCAACAACCaagagaaagaaagtgaaatAGAAGAAGACGGTGCAGCCATTTCTAGGACGAATTCAGGAATCGGAGATTCATTTTCTTCAGATCCTGCGTCGATTAGATATGGCGATTCGCCTTCAATATCTGCTGCAGGTAATCCAGCAGGTGATTCTTGGTCTTCTAATTATTCATCATATGATGGTACTCATGGTTCCTCAGCAATGCATCCTTCAGCATGGGGTTTGGTAATAGTGACGGCCGGATTCGGAGGCGAAATCAGGTGTTATCAGAATTTTGGATTACCAAGAAGGATGAGTAGACAAGTTTTTGGAGGCCCTGCTTAA
- the LOC123888025 gene encoding uncharacterized protein LOC123888025 — protein sequence MSPNHHKEQEEALTKFEIVKNTTDQTLEESSNSHHNSKEEEEEKEHIQIEECSKTPSSSSSSSSSSSEKLKNKDEEEEEDGFRTPTSLDHKISVLTCPPTPKKIKQSLKRKADSYNNQYFSCRQLPLDLSKEVELLFPTTHHIPLSDHSHTAKKIRRGDQEQK from the coding sequence ATGTCACCAAATCATcataaagaacaagaagaagccTTGACAAAATTTGAGATTGTGAAGAACACCACTGATCAAACCTTAGAAGAAAGTTCCAATTCTCATCACAattcaaaagaagaagaagaagaaaaagagcaTATTCAAATAGAAGAATGCTCAAAAactccatcatcatcatcgtcgtcgtcgtcgtcatcatcagaaaagctcaaaaataaagatgaagaagaagaagaagatggttTCAGAACACCAACGTCTTTGGACCACAAAATTTCAGTACTCACATGTCCACCAACACCAAAGAAAATCAAACAATCACTGAAAAGGAAAGCAGATTCTTACAATAATCAGTACTTCAGTTGCAGACAATTGCCACTTGATCTGTCAAAAGAAGTTGAATTATTGTTCCCAACAACTCATCATATTCCACTTTCTGATCATTCACATACAGCCAAGAAAATTCGAAGAGGTGATCAGGAACAGAAATAA
- the LOC123888026 gene encoding zinc finger BED domain-containing protein RICESLEEPER 2-like, with the protein MGDCDDILASETAEHMFSAHPLAVSPPLSKPRRNRSDAWNHFTIDSDIAKKAKCNYCGSLIGYDKGTSAMRAHFTRCKDNPMKNVNKRQKSVSASTENVEEHICTSLSTPMFDQEAIQNVVVKMFVALDIPFERVEHAAFQNFMSVVLPRFKVPSSTELAHDVLRLWGTEKTRLKKFLSQHCQRVCLTIDTWTSSEKFCYMCLTAHFIDKDWKMHKKVLNFSQVTSHKREVMAKTVEQCLNEWGLNCVLSLTINNDSLNDVDILHLKDKLVSRNSLVLNGDFIHMRCCAYFLNLIVKESLKEIDDSVVRICAAVWYIRSSNWRFTRFKACAEQQNIEYKGFACLDFETRWDSIYLMLEDALKHHKTFEKLEMKDHKYVDELKKGKGVPTIEDWEIVRSILPFLKLFYDATLRISSSSCVTSNMYMFEVLGIGMAIKNMCNSGDIRISLMAKNMRQKYDKFWGNANSLNMLLLVGLVLDPRHKVKFVNWCASKNYNGEEADYLIDKLKSCLNSLFEEYNGGLEVSHTKSKEGGYNDPYGFNKFYQSSGCKKSETELSKYLDEALESGGDLDVLNWWKLNSSRFPIIANIARDVLAIPVSTMTPEFALSIAGRVLDSYQSSLPPITMEALICTQDWLMGAASPLLTNVEIENLEKIEQELTSSHDVVE; encoded by the exons ATGGGTGATTGTGATGACATATTAGCCTCTGAGACAGCAGAACATATGTTTTCTGCCCATCCACTTGCTGTATCACCGCCTCTCTCTAAACCACGTAGGAATCGGTCCGATGCTTGGAATCACTTTACAATAGATTCAGATATAGCAAAGAAAGCTAAATGCAATTATTGTGGCTCCTTGATTGGGTATGATAAAGGAACAAGTGCTATGCGAGCTCATTTTACAAGATGCAAGGATAATCcaatgaaaaatgttaacaaGAGACAAAAATCAGTTTCAGCCTCAACGGAAAATGTGGAGGAACATATTTGTACTTCTCTTTCAACCCCCATGTTTGACCAAGAGGCAATCCAAAATGTAGTGGTGAAGATGTTCGTAGCTTTGGATATTCCTTTTGAACGCGTGGAGCATGCagcttttcaaaattttatgagTGTTGTGCTACCGAGATTTAAGGTCCCCTCAAGCACTGAACTAGCTCATGATGTTTTGAGACTATGGGGAACAGaaaaaacaaggttgaaaaaGTTTCTTTCTCAACACTGTCAAAGAGTTTGTCTCACCATTGACACGTGGACTTCTTCCGAAAAGTTTTGTTACATGTGTCTCACAGCCCATTTCATTGACAAAGACTGGAAGATGCACAAGAAGGTTTTAAATTTTTCTCAGGTCACAAGCCACAAACGAGAGGTTATGGCTAAGACTGTGGAGCAATGCTTAAATGAATGGGGGCTAAATTGTGTGCTTAGTTTGACAATTAACAATGACTCACTTAATGATGTCGATATTCTACATCTGAAAGACAAGCTTGTGTCTCGGAATAGTTTAGTTCTGAATGGAGACTTCATTCATATGCGCTGTTGTGCgtattttttgaatttgattgTGAAAGAAAGTTTAAAGGAGATTGATGACTCAGTTGTGAGAATTTGTGCTGCCGTGTGGTACATAAGATCTTCTAATTGGAGATTTACTAGATTCAAGGCTTGTGCGGAGCAGCAAAACATTGAATATAAAGGTTTCGCTTGTCTAGATTTTGAAACGAGATGGGACTCTATATATTTAATGTTAGAGGATGCATTGAAACACCATAAGACATTTGAAAAACTTGAGATGAAAGATCATAAATATGTTGATGAGTTAAAAAAGGGAAAAGGTGTCCCTACAATTGAAGATTGGGAAATTGTACGCTCAATTCTTCCctttttgaaattgttttatgATGCCACTCTACGCATCTCTAGTTCCTCTTGTGTGACTAgcaatatgtatatgtttgaggTTCTTGGTATTGGAATGGCAATCAAGAATATGTGCAATTCTGGGGATATACGTATAAGTTTAATGGCCAAAAACATGAGACAGAAATATGATAAGTTTTGGGGAAATGCCAATAGTCTGAACATGTTGTTGTTGGTTGGCCTCGTATTAGATCCGAGACACAAAGTGAAGTTTGTAAATTGGTGTGCCAGTAAAAACTATAATGGTGAGGAGGCAGATTATTTGATAGATAAATTGAAGTCTTGTTTGAACTCACTTTTTGAGGAGTATAATGGTGGGTTGGAGGTGTCTCACACTAAGTCTAAAGAAGGTGGTTATAACGATCCCTATGGCTTTAATAAATTCTACCAATCAAGTGGGTGCAAAAAATCTGAAACCGAATTAAGTAAGTACTTGGATGAAGCTTTAGAGAGTGGTGGAGATTTGGACGTCCTAAACTGGTGGAAGCTAAACTCAAGCCGATTTCCAATCATTGCAAACATTGCAAGAGATGTGTTGGCTATACCTGTCTCCACCATGACCCCTGAATTTGCCTTGAGTATTGCTGGAAGGGTGCTTGATTCGTATCAAAGTTCTCTACCACCAATAACAATGGAAGCTCTTATTTGCACCCAAGATTGGCTTATGGGAGCAGCATCACCGTTACTAACAAATGTGGAAATTGAGAATCTAGAGAAAATTGAGCAAG AACTGACTTCTTCACATGATGTTGTTGAGTGA
- the LOC123888024 gene encoding embryo-specific protein ATS3A-like gives MGLLKNKTGHFLFCCMLLHVLVVGCESLEAPPQKKICTYVITIQTTCTWGAETSNRVSLRFGDTNSSEILVRHLNSKHLRQVDPLEPEVVDDIPRKPFQACTVDQFAVTAPCIESPVCYLYLKLIGNDDWRPGYAQIEVLEGSHLSSNNFYFRRYLPRLVWHGSNVCDSEVTPFGLKKKRKVHVDNP, from the exons ATGGGGCTGCTGAAGAACAAAACAGGACATTTCCTCTTTTGTTGCATGCTTTTACATGTTCTTGTTGTTGGATGTGAGAGTCTAGAAGCGCCACCACAGAAG AAAATTTGCACATATGTCATCACAATACAAACCACATGCACATGGGGAGCTGAAACCTCAAATCGTGTGAGTCTAAGGTTTGGAGACACAAACTCAAGTGAAATATTGGTTAGACACCTAAATTCCAAGCATCTAAGACAAGTTGATCCATTGGAGCCAGAAGTTGTTGATGACATACCAAGAAAACCATTTCAAGCTTGCACAGTCGATCAATTTGCGGTCACGGCACCGTGCATTGAATCTCCCGTCTGTTATTTGTACCTCAAGTTAATCGGCAATGATGATTGGCGGCCAGGATATGCACAGATCGAGGTGCTTGAGGGATCTCACCTTAGCTCCAATAACTTCTATTTTCGGCGATATTTGCCTAGGCTTGTTTGGCATGGTTCAAATGTATGTGATAGTGAGGTTACTCCTTTTGGTCtcaagaagaaaagaaaggttCATGTGGATAATCCATGa
- the LOC123892325 gene encoding uncharacterized protein LOC123892325 produces the protein MKLQSLSQSFNISFTDSIYQFEAVDMNHDYRFSRRSKPSIPVPLAVSVVKLSLTVISVCINGIMQASSDFCRHVELHCGYLFGLPVGIVVDSVGATVGAAAAFLLGGTVKVHDHVREEFDQHIVKRIKKPGVYEVRKRNFL, from the exons ATGAAGCTTCAATCGCTCTCACAAAGCTTCAATATCTCATTCACTGATTCTATTTATCAGTTCGAAGCTGTCGACAT GAATCATGATTACCGTTTCAGTCGCCGTTCGAAGCCTTCAATCCCCGTTCCACTCGCTGTTTCAGTAGTGAAGCTCTCACTCACTGTGATTTCAGTTTGCATCAACGGCATAATGCAAGCTTCAAGTGATTTTTGTCGCCACGTTGAG CTTCATTGTGGTTATCTATTTGGCCTTCCAGTTGGAATTGTTGTTGATTCTGTTGGTGCAACCGTTGGGGCTGCAGCTGCATTTCTTCTTGGTGGAACA GTTAAAGTGCATGATCATGTAAGAGAGGAGTTTGATCAACACATTGTAAAGCGCATAAAAAAACCTGGCGTTTATGAG GTCAGAAAAAGAAACTTTTTGTAA
- the LOC123892327 gene encoding uncharacterized protein LOC123892327, whose amino-acid sequence MAASYWCRPIVRDSDVAEGMTLLLGMEFAKDMLFKDMKINSDSANVIAAFNSDNMQHNYLGTIALECSNLISRFNNIVIAHVRREANQAAHYLAKFAISNLSNFIWIEETPPYIEAVVAFDLLHFL is encoded by the coding sequence ATGGCTGCTAGCTATTGGTGTCGACCAATTGTTCGGGACTCAGATGTGGCTGAAGGTATGACACTTTTGCTAGGAATGGAATTTGCCAAAGATATGCTATTTAAAGATATGAAGATTAATTCAGATTCTGCTAATGTGATTGCAGCTTTCAACAGTGACAACATGCAACATAATTACTTGGGAACCATTGCTTTGGAGTGCTCTAATCTAATTTCTAGATTTAATAATATTGTTATTGCACATGTTAGGAGAGAAGCTAATCAAGCGGCTCACTATCTAGCAAAGTTTGCTATTTCTAATTTGTCTAATTTCATATGGATCGAGGAAACTCCTCCTTATATTGAAGCTGTTGTGGCATTTGATTTATTGCAtttcctgtaa